One Danio rerio strain Tuebingen ecotype United States chromosome 22, GRCz12tu, whole genome shotgun sequence genomic window carries:
- the b3gnt7 gene encoding UDP-GlcNAc:betaGal beta-1,3-N-acetylglucosaminyltransferase 7 isoform X1 — protein sequence MMTTRERWRVYKRVSLMFLLAVVTLTVVHRGNLTSLQDFQTDHIERQTRMELTADSEVQKKATVNFWKTIQRLQSTTQGSRITLKQAPSTWDVDSSNCSINLNFSSQEWFTGLEDNFKQFLLYRHCRYFPMLINHPEKCSGEIDLLIVIKSVITQFDRREVIRKTWGKEQVLNGKRIKTLFLLGKSSNLEERANHQKLLEYEDYIYGDILQWDFMDSFFNLTLKEIHFLKWFSSYCPKTQYIFKGDDDVFVSVPNIFEYLEISGNLKDLFVGDVLFKAKPIRKKQNKYYIPQALYNKTLYPPYAGGGGFLMDGALARKLYGACETLELYPIDDVFLGMCLEVLQVTPIKHNAFKTFGLVKNKTSRLNREPCFFKSLIVVHKLLPPDLMSMWKLVNSDLICSQKIDFLD from the exons AT GATGACCACCAGAGAGCGCTGGAGGGTCTACAAGCGCGTCAGCCTGATGTTCCTGCTGGCCGTGGTCACCCTGACCGTAGTCCACCGCGGAAACCTCACATCCCTGCAGGACTTCCAAACCGACCACATCGAGAGACAAACTCGCATGGAGCTCACGGCGGACAGCGAGGTGCAGAAAAAGGCGACTGTCAACTTCTGGAAGACCATCCAAAGGCTGCAGTCCACCACGCAAGGTTCCAGGATAACCCTAAAACAGGCTCCGTCAACATGGGATGTGGACAGCTCCAACTGCAGCATCAACCTCAACTTCTCCAGCCAAGAGTGGTTCACGGGACTGGAGGACAACTTCAAGCAATTCCTCCtctacaggcattgcagatactTCCCGATGCTCATCAACCACCCGGAGAAGTGCTCTGGAGAAATCGACCTCTTGATAGTCATCAAATCCGTAATTACGCAGTTCGACCGTAGGGAAGTGATTCGGAAAACTTGGGGCAAAGAGCAAGTCCTCAATGGAAAACGAATCAAGACTCTCTTCCTCCTAGGAAAATCCTCCAATCTCGAAGAGCGCGCCAATCACCAGAAGCTCCTGGAGTATGAGGATTACATCTACGGGGATATCCTGCAGTGGGACTTCATGGACAGCTTCTTCAACCTCACGCTCAAGGAGATCCACTTCCTCAAATGGTTCTCCAGCTACTGCCCGAAAACACAATACATCTTTAAAGGCGACGATGATGTGTTTGTAAGCGTTCCCAATATCTTCGAGTACCTTGAGATCAGCGGAAACTTGAAGGATCTCTTCGTTGGGGATGTCCTATTCAAAGCCAAGCCCATTCGTAAGAAGCAGAACAAGTACTACATCCCGCAGGCGTTGTATAACAAGACTTTATATCCACCCTACGCTGGAGGCGGAGGCTTCCTGATGGACGGCGCTCTTGCAAGGAAACTCTACGGAGCTTGTGAAACCCTGGAGCTTTACCCCATTGACGACGTGTTTTTGGGGATGTGTTTGGAGGTGCTGCAGGTCACGCCGATCAAACATAACGCGTTCAAAACCTTCGGGCTGGTGAAGAATAAAACCAGCCGGCTGAACAGAGAGCCGTGCTTCTTCAAGAGTCTGATCGTGGTGCATAAACTGCTCCCGCCGGACCTGATGAGCATGTGGAAACTGGTCAACAGTGACTTGATCTGCTCGCAGAAAATCGACTTCTTAGACTGA
- the b3gnt7 gene encoding UDP-GlcNAc:betaGal beta-1,3-N-acetylglucosaminyltransferase 7 (The RefSeq protein has 5 substitutions compared to this genomic sequence) yields MEFTSLLTDYRMTTRERWRVYKRVSLMFLLAVVTLTVVHRGNLTSLQDFQTDHIERQTRMELTADSEVQKKATVNFWKTIQRLQSTTQGSRITLKQAPSTWDVDSSNCSINLFNSSQEWFTGPEDNFKQFLLYRHCRYFPMLINHPEKCSGEIDLLIVIKSVITQFDRREVIRKTWGKEQVLNGKRIKTLFLLGKSSNLEERANHQKLLEYEDYIYGDTLQWDFMDSFFNLTLKEIHFLKWFSSYCPKTQYIFKGDDDVFVSVPNIFEYLEISGNLKDLFVGDVLFKAKPIRKEQNKYYIPQALYNKTLYPPYAGGGGFLMDGALARKLYGACETLELYPIDDVFLGMCLEVLQVTPIKHNAFKTFGLVKNKTSRLNREPCFFKSLIVVHKLLPPDLMSMWKLVNSDLICSQKIDFLD; encoded by the coding sequence ATGGAGTTTACCTCTCTGCTCACTGACTACAGGATGACCACCAGAGAGCGCTGGAGGGTCTACAAGCGCGTCAGCCTGATGTTCCTGCTGGCCGTGGTCACCCTGACCGTAGTCCACCGCGGAAACCTCACATCCCTGCAGGACTTCCAAACCGACCACATCGAGAGACAAACTCGCATGGAGCTCACGGCGGACAGCGAGGTGCAGAAAAAGGCGACTGTCAACTTCTGGAAGACCATCCAAAGGCTGCAGTCCACCACGCAAGGTTCCAGGATAACCCTAAAACAGGCTCCGTCAACATGGGATGTGGACAGCTCCAACTGCAGCATCAACCTCAACTTCTCCAGCCAAGAGTGGTTCACGGGACTGGAGGACAACTTCAAGCAATTCCTCCtctacaggcattgcagatactTCCCGATGCTCATCAACCACCCGGAGAAGTGCTCTGGAGAAATCGACCTCTTGATAGTCATCAAATCCGTAATTACGCAGTTCGACCGTAGGGAAGTGATTCGGAAAACTTGGGGCAAAGAGCAAGTCCTCAATGGAAAACGAATCAAGACTCTCTTCCTCCTAGGAAAATCCTCCAATCTCGAAGAGCGCGCCAATCACCAGAAGCTCCTGGAGTATGAGGATTACATCTACGGGGATATCCTGCAGTGGGACTTCATGGACAGCTTCTTCAACCTCACGCTCAAGGAGATCCACTTCCTCAAATGGTTCTCCAGCTACTGCCCGAAAACACAATACATCTTTAAAGGCGACGATGATGTGTTTGTAAGCGTTCCCAATATCTTCGAGTACCTTGAGATCAGCGGAAACTTGAAGGATCTCTTCGTTGGGGATGTCCTATTCAAAGCCAAGCCCATTCGTAAGAAGCAGAACAAGTACTACATCCCGCAGGCGTTGTATAACAAGACTTTATATCCACCCTACGCTGGAGGCGGAGGCTTCCTGATGGACGGCGCTCTTGCAAGGAAACTCTACGGAGCTTGTGAAACCCTGGAGCTTTACCCCATTGACGACGTGTTTTTGGGGATGTGTTTGGAGGTGCTGCAGGTCACGCCGATCAAACATAACGCGTTCAAAACCTTCGGGCTGGTGAAGAATAAAACCAGCCGGCTGAACAGAGAGCCGTGCTTCTTCAAGAGTCTGATCGTGGTGCATAAACTGCTCCCGCCGGACCTGATGAGCATGTGGAAACTGGTCAACAGTGACTTGATCTGCTCGCAGAAAATCGACTTCTTAGACTGA